ATCCATTAGACTCTCTGTAAGATGAAACAAATGAACCAAAcaccctttatttttaaaaattcattctcgtgctgtgggtattgctggcaaggtcagcacttattgcccatccctagttgttttaattattttaaaatgctcgtccttgttttcaaatacctctatggcctcgcccctcccaatctctgaaacctcctccagccctacaaccgtccaagatctctgctctcctccaattccggcctcttgcgcattcccgattttaatcgctccaccattggcggccatgccttcagctgcctaggccctaaactctggaactaCCTCCCTAACCTttccacctctttacctctcctcctttaagatgctctttgaccaaacttttggttacctatctccttatgtggctcggtgtcaaattttgtttgatgacgctcctatgaagtgctttgggacatttcactacgttaaaggtggtatattaaggcaagttgttgttgttatagttgcccttgataaggtggtggtgagcctttttcttgaactgctgcagtccaggtGGTGAAGATTACATTGAGTTCCATCGAAACTACGGCATAGagactggccattcagcccaactggtctatgccggcatttatgctccacacgagcctcctccttccctatttcatcaaaccctatcaggatatcctgaTACCTGATACCCTATCAGGTATTCCCACAGCGCTGTTGTGTAGGGAGTTCCAGCtttatccataattatcttgcgaTCTTAGAGCTGTCAAATTTCTACCAATTTTACGAGCTGACAGGTAGGGGGGAAATGGCTGCCACAGCTTTCAGTTGCTCCCAGTATATTTTTCTATCTTGTTTTAAAGCCAAACTTCTTCAGAATAGTCCCTGCATATCAGCcaaaatagacaggatgaatactCCTGCAAGGTAATATGAATGTCTACAGTAAGGTGAGAACAGTGGGGGCAGTGCCTGTCAAAATTGAGATTTCAGTGCATTtcatgggggggagagacacatgGCAGCACCGACACTTCCTGGATTTCTCGTTGGGGATAAAAACTGAACATCGCACATCAGTAAACAGTGTACAGGGGATTAATGAGGTGCGAAGAAGTGCCCGAAATAGTCAGTGCTCTTAATATGTTATAAATGGCACCGTTGTAATTAACTCCTatgatcttctcctgctgcagtcgatggggatcgatgtcggggaggaactcagagaggtgaaggaccagcaagcctcgctctttgcctccgaggcctccaagatcattttCCAGTCCAGAGTccactccgtggagcaggacgagacttgctcgcgcttctttttccaaaaggtgcacagagagagctctgcgATCAGCAGCCTAAAGGAAGAGGGGGGGCCgaggcgtgcaccaaaaactgggaggagcgtattgccaaggtcaagcataaactgggactgtgggatcgacgatccctctcgatcgtgggcaaaaacctggtcatcggGTGAGAGGTGCTCTCgatgttgctgtacttggcacaggtctggcccatacctcgctcctgcgccgcgacagtcacctgagccatcttccactgtatctggagatcaaaaatggaccatgtccgcagggatacgatgtacaaatctccagagaaagggagaaaaggcgtgcccaacgtggccctcatcctgatggccagcactgtgtgcggctgcatcaagctgtgcatagaccctcggcacgcaaacacaaagtgtcactacgtgctgaggttctacctgtccccggtgttgagaaggatgggcctggccacgctgccacggaacgctccgtccagttggaccgttccgccccacctgtccttcgtggaaaagtttgtgcagaaaaacacctttgaccacaaggcgatcagcaagtggtccgcacgtaacgtcctcgagaccctgcgggaaaaggagatggtggatcctgttggttggttccccgagcagactgtcaatgtcatttggcagaacgcctcattgccagagctttcaaacaagcaccaagacctagcttggctggtgttgagaagggcccttcccgtcagatccttcatgcactctcggactctcagcgccaccgcgcgctgtccccgaggaggctgcggtggagacgagaccgtcacccatctccttctgaaatgtgcctttgcaaagaaggtctggagagagatgcagtggtatctgtccaggttcgtcccgagcagttccgtaacacaggattctgtgatCTACGGGCTGTTcacggggacgcacactgagtcGGACATCAActtctgctggaagaccatcaactcggtgaaagacgccctttggtctgcccgaaacttgctggtcttccagtgcaaggagctgtcctcgaccgagtgttgcagactggcacattccaaggtccaggactatatGCTCAGGGACGTACTGAGATTGGGTGCGGCcgtcgcaaaggctctgtggggaaaggcaaccatttaaagccttcccaccactgtataccgaggggctgcaatcagggaaaaacccctcgggcagaatgtaaaattcaaattgatgtaatgaaatgtaatgtacctgtaatgaatcacctgtattgattgtgatgcaatgaggtacccgagagtgtcatgaactgtaattatgtccaatgtgttcattgaactgtacttgatgtaacctgcaaattgtataatctgtattgtgtacatttggaatgagatatgacaactgtattgtatgtattgctgcaaattttatgaataaagtatatttttgggaaaaaaaattgactccTATGCTGAAGGCAAATGGTTAGCGCTACTTGCCCGATATAGGCAGCCACCAATGATAAGCATGGACGGTGTAAGTGGTGAAGACTGTACTTACAACTGTATCCTAGGACATTGAGGCACAGATGTAAGTATGAGACATGAATTATTAAAACTTTAAATTTGCACGAGTAgaaaaacaaacaacaacaatGTCTAATATAGAAAAATATCCTGAGGTGTTTTACAGAGGGGAAACTGAAAGAAAGGAATAGATGTCGACCCATTGTGGGAGAGTCAGGAGAagagaccaaaaacttggtcaaaaatgGGTTTTAAGAATGGGTTTTAAAAGCAGGAAAAGAAATATAGAgtttcagagggatttagggagggaatttgaaagtgcagctgaggtggctgaaggttctgccattaatggtagggcaaaTGGAGGGGAGTGTATGTAAGATCAGAGTCAGAGGACCCAATACAGTACGAGGGGATATAAGACTGGAGAAGATTGCAAAGAAAGGGTGGGATAAGACCGCGGTATCgagggatgtttggaagattatggccagtacctccgcaatttccacccttacttccctcagcaacctaggatgcatcccatccagaccgggtgacttatttactttaagtacagctagcctttcaagtacctcttctttatcaatttttagcattTCCAGTATCgcaactatattttcctttattgagactctgacagcatattttttttattcgttcatgggatgtgggcgtcgctggccatttattgcccatccctaattgcccttgagaaggtgttggtgagtcaccttcttgaaccgctgcagtccgtgtggtgaaggttctcccacagtgctgttaggaagggtgttccaggattttgacccagcgacgatgaaggaacagcgatatatttccaagtcaggatggtgtgtgacttggaggggaatttgcaggtggtgttgttcccatgtgcctgctgcccttgtccttctaggtggtagaggtcacgggtttgggaggtgctgtcgaagaagccttggcgagttgctgcattgcatcctgtggatggtacacactgcagccacaatgcgccggtggtgaagggagtgaatgtttagggtggtggatggggtgccaatcaagtgggctgctttgtcctggatggttgagtgttgttggagctgcactcatccaggcaagtggagagtattccatcacactcctgacttgtgcattgtagatggtggaaaggctttggggagtcaggatgtgagttactcaccgcagaatacccagcctctggcctgctcttgtagccgcagtatttatatggctggtccagttaagtttctggtcaatgttgacccccaggatgttgatggtgggggattcggcgatggtaatgccgttgaa
This DNA window, taken from Heptranchias perlo isolate sHepPer1 chromosome 2, sHepPer1.hap1, whole genome shotgun sequence, encodes the following:
- the LOC137344825 gene encoding uncharacterized protein encodes the protein MDHVRRDTMYKSPEKGRKGVPNVALILMASTVCGCIKLCIDPRHANTKCHYVLRFYLSPVLRRMGLATLPRNAPSSWTVPPHLSFVEKFVQKNTFDHKAISKWSARNVLETLREKEMVDPVGWFPEQTVNVIWQNASLPELSNKHQDLAWLVLRRALPVRSFMHSRTLSATARCPRGGCGGDETVTHLLLKCAFAKKVWREMQWYLSRFVPSSSVTQDSVIYGLFTGTHTESDINFCWKTINSVKDALWSARNLLVFQCKELSSTECCRLAHSKVQDYMLRDVLRLGAAVAKALWGKATI